In the Zingiber officinale cultivar Zhangliang chromosome 5A, Zo_v1.1, whole genome shotgun sequence genome, ATCTTGCTCAATTGATTGTCATTTTGGTTTTTCAAATGAGAAGGTACCTGATGCTTCATTCGGGTTAACACAAAATCCAGCTGTTGCTGCTGTTCTAAGATCCATGGAATCATCACACTATTATCCAGAAAATAGTGTTGACGCGGCACGACGGTGGGTAAGCACAGTTTGTTCGTTTCATCTTGAAAGATttagtttttggattttattttcattttagtaTCATCTGTGTAATATGACTAGTTCACAACTTCACagtagttttctttttcttttctgtttGTATGGTCAGTATAATCTAGCAATTTCTTGTGATGATGGCATTCCCTTGTCTTTTGACACTACGACTTGTTAGTTACTTCCTTTGAGCTCACTGACTTTAGCTTTTTTCTAACTCTTAATGCTATGTAATGATGAAAAGTTTTTTCTTGTCATCATAAAACAATTATCAAAAATATAAGATTTACCTACCATTTTGTGGAATCTATGGGAATACAACCAATTATATCATCATGCTACTTCTATACATTTGTGGAATCTTTGGGTAAAAATGTTCAAAAACATGATGCATTCATGAACCAGTACCTCAATGGAGTTTGTTGCAATTAGTTGATCATACACATACATTTTGGTCAGGTTCACATCAATAAAACTGAATAACAACCAGTTGTCAAGACTTGCAACAAATTATATATAAGTGGTCACTTAACTAGACTTGATGTATGAGAGGAGGCTAACTATTTCTATCTTGCTAGTGTTCGTAACTAAAATAATACCTCCAATTAAGTGAAGTCAGTCCCTATGTTGCTCTCGATGTCGGACCcgtggcggccggctagaggggggtgaatagcgctgcAAAGAAACACGAACCTTCCTCGAATTTTATAGctttattaaactaacacttgcataaaataagttAAGAAATAAACTAAGAGTAGAGGCACGAaggggtttacttggttacaaccgtggaggttgttaatctaacgaaattgaagctcactatcaaagtctcattcaggcagagaagcctcttacagtgttgaTGGCTCACAAACAAATAGTAGAACAAACTAAaagcatttacaagtgttgtctGAACCatttggaccaaggctgtatttataaccctggtcggggcgcctggaagggttctaggcacctgggggataaacttttatccccgtcaCAACGGAACTCACCACATCGCGTTTCGGATAAAATTATGCTCCGGGCGCGCAGGACCGAAAAATCAGCCTTTTGTTGATTTTTCGGTCTCGGTCTTCTGCTTCGTTTCCGCTTGCATTGGTCCAGATCTTCCGCTttggctccactcgcttgggtgatctcggccatccggaatagtgctcgcccgaacccaacttccggtcttcgaacaatcttccactccgacttctcgtcccttggaaacgccGCGTGCCTCCTTTCGTCCgcctgcgtactcttccacaacacctcgtccctcagacgcaccgagctcatcggctctcttctgtgtcgtccttctcgctagctgcgtctttcgctcgacttcctctcttaagttcctgcacacttagacacagggattaaatatcaacaggacttaacttaacttggttgatcacatcaaaactaccttggggtacttacaCTCGGTCTAGCCATTTCAGCTTGCTTATCCACATGTGAAGGAGGGTTCTAACAATAAAAAACCATAGTTTTGGCCCTTCCATTTCCATAGATTTTGAGATTTTTTTGGATAAATGGTCATCCTATCCAAGTTAGCAATTGTAAACACTTGTTTTTCTTTGAATTTATAGTATGTATCTGAGCAATCTAGTCTTACATCATTTGAGAAATATTCAAATTTGAAGAATTCTGCTCATGTTTTTAGACTGTTATCTGATTAAGGAAACTAATATTACTGCTTGagtttaaattaacatgttgaagttttttttttaaatttacaatTAGCATAATAGAAGCCACTCTTCTTTTAATGGTGAAAGAAACATATAAATTCAGGTTGTTGATTTTTTTGTCTCAAACTGCTCATGGGTCTCCCGATTTGCTACTCTTACTTTAGCATACTGTTTTGTTATTTTTCCTACCAAATTGATTATATCaatctatctttttttttaaaaggagaTTCAAGAATACTTACTTTTTAACTTTTTGCTATCCTAAACTATGATATATGGGCATGCTTCATTCTTTACCATGCAatccttttcctttccttttataaTTGACCTTCTACTTTGGCATTAACCTTTCTGTCTTGGATAGGAGAGGGTATAAAGTTGTAATGACAACCAGCCTTTCTTCCGATGTACCTGTTGGTTATTTCTCATGGGCTGAATATGAAATAATGGCACCTGTGCGTCCAAAAACAGAAGAAGCACTTGCAGCCGCTTTCATTTCCAACTGTGGGGCTCGCAATTTCCGTTTGCAGGCTCTTGAAATGCTGGAAGAGTTGGGCATTAAGATTGATTCATATGGTAGTTGTCACCGGAACCGTGATGGTGATGGTGAATACAATGCTCTACATCATCTTGTTGTTTTTGTTATATACTTGTGTTTGGTCCTCGATGAACAAATGATTAGCTGGGTCATGAGTGCTTATTGTGGAAGCAAATAGCTGGATCATATACAGATCATCTTTCTCATTATGATCGGTTTATATTACTACATTCTTCTTATGGGTCATTCAATGTTTTCTCCATAGTTTATAACTAGACTACTAAACTTTACTGTTTCGTGTGTTTTCTTATCTGGATGCAGTGAACAAAGTTGAGACTTTAAAGCGCTACAAATTTAGCTTGGCTTTTGAAAATTCTAATGAGGAAGATTATGTCACAGAAAAACTTTTTCAGTCACTTGTTGCAGGTGTGCTTTTCAAACTAATATTTGCAATACTGACAATTCAGTTGCTTTTCATTGCGGCAATGCATTATTTGTTTTATATTTCCTTACACCGCATCTTGAAGATCTAGTAGCTTGCTAATATtatccaaaaaaatataaataatgtaGATCTATAGATTCTACCAATCTCAATTTGTTATCTGTTCTTAATCCTCAATCGTGTCTTTGAGTTTCTCTATTGTTTGTGTAAAAGCATTTTGTTCCCTTCCTTTACTCTGCAGGGACTGTTCCTGTCGTCATTGGTGCTCCAAATATCCAAGAGTTTGCTCCTTGTCCTGATTGTATTTTGCATATTAAAGAGACCAAGGATGTTGCTTCAGTTGCAAAAACCATGAGATCCCTTGCATCAGACCATGTTGCTTACAACCATACACTAAGGTAGATACTTGAATTTTGATCATGCTGCAAAATTCTTCCTCGGTTTTGGACTTTTATGATCCAGATCACTACTATGCAACTTAAATTTTCTCATAATTCATCTTTCGACAACTTACTGTAATAATGAATGACATGATTGCTCTATCTCTTGATGTTACTTGAAAATTGTGAGAAAAAATGAACTACCTATCTTGTACCAGTACTCATCCATCATTAAACATTTAGCTATATGACCAAAGGAAATTAGCATTGTCTTTTGTGCTTCTTCTCTGAAACTCCAATGCTAGTTGTCTTTCTAAGAGCATTCTTTTACTTACGAGTTTTGTATCTTTTATCCTCTTGAACATCAGAAGAAATAGATGATCGAATGGTTTAGCAAGGCCATAAAGAGGAATCTAACTGAAGCACAATTATCAGACTTTGTCTTCTCAAACCGATATCTTCACAAGTTAATTCCATTTTTTATGTAGGTGGAAATATGAGGGTCCATCTGATTCATTCAAAGCCCTTGTGGACATGGCCACTGTACATTCCTCTTGTCGCCTTTGCATACATCTGGCAACAAAGATCCACGAAAAAGAGGAAACAAGTTCCTCGTTTCAGAATCGTCCCTGCCATTGCACCAGCAAAGCAGAAACAGTCTACCACTTGTTTGTCAGAGAACGAGGTCGATTCAAAATGGAAAGCATCTACATGAGGTACATATCCATTGTCGAATCTCAACCTTCATTCTTATCGCATTACACCTACTGCATGATTTTTTAACAGCTACATGATCCATGTCAGATCCGGAAGGTTAACGTTAGAAGCACTCGAATCTGCAGTTCTTGCCAAGTTCCAATCGCTGAATCATGTGCCCATTTGGAAGAACGAAAGGCCAGAAGTTTTACGAGGAGCAAACGACTTACGAATCTATCGAATATACCCGGTCGGCATCACCCAGCGAGAAGCATTGTATTCATTCCGATTCAACAACGATGCTGAGCTCGAGAAACACATCAAGAGCAAACCGTGTGCGAAACTCGAAGTTATTTTTGTGTAACCGAGGCCTGCTACTGCTT is a window encoding:
- the LOC121982372 gene encoding putative fucosyltransferase-like protein, coding for MDKERASPLTGVPPRGQHRRRWASLIPLLVALAVIGEIAFSGRIDVIEKASSMVDQWSTSLSSSSSSPLIPEGLVDPEEVSKCEEWLERQDAVPYSRDFQKDPVLVSGMQKDWRSCSIDCHFGFSNEKVPDASFGLTQNPAVAAVLRSMESSHYYPENSVDAARRRGYKVVMTTSLSSDVPVGYFSWAEYEIMAPVRPKTEEALAAAFISNCGARNFRLQALEMLEELGIKIDSYGSCHRNRDGDVNKVETLKRYKFSLAFENSNEEDYVTEKLFQSLVAGTVPVVIGAPNIQEFAPCPDCILHIKETKDVASVAKTMRSLASDHVAYNHTLRWKYEGPSDSFKALVDMATVHSSCRLCIHLATKIHEKEETSSSFQNRPCHCTSKAETVYHLFVRERGRFKMESIYMRSGRLTLEALESAVLAKFQSLNHVPIWKNERPEVLRGANDLRIYRIYPVGITQREALYSFRFNNDAELEKHIKSKPCAKLEVIFV